The Stomoxys calcitrans chromosome 3, idStoCalc2.1, whole genome shotgun sequence genome includes a region encoding these proteins:
- the LOC106091558 gene encoding alpha-amylase 3 isoform X1 has protein sequence MNKMGISTDPALLDVELPHTLIESPSVSTFMPEEEASICPLLSSNTNGSTTPMTFSHPLTPCIDNDNDSNTSANLCNEDGKVETSSSSGSSSGIGMSVPDATSTTLFNKHSYKHLQNNNSSTQDANGHGPNGNLQLGKDTPSFVSWNWPLIRKCTFFVFMSSLLAMCAVVVAMIVTLPRVCNPKTMWYRGSVFYEIFPASFQDSDNDGIGDLRGVVKRLDYIKSLGVSAVRLNSIFPTSHYPEDFNHIASLMEVSKVLGNLGEVQQLSQSLHARNMSLILDLPLYPFIKELGKSEGASLIKVLASTASNTSDTEDTTTTTARPIITVNLITMALQHWIKYGVNGFYIKGLEHFPDLEDIEYHLAEWKDILGNERVLIISEEVLQRLNKAQKSAALQHIDLVDVYLNVFNGTIYMEERLNDLLNSDIAPKDPGVWIHWSLGSVDKPRMAREGVSSNFSITATLMQLMLPGTPSIFYGDEIGLRAVDDHLKEHNETKHLHHLSTMQWPLNFTQQFTTRETLPWLPKSSGTSFDDYTLVSRMIALRDRSPSIYKNAICKGDTVLPNTAIRRSGDDILIVERIYPRRNTFVSVSNFGQIRVTLDMTSKFYSGIVMLHGNNDKIYFSDFQIGPTESIIVRLDK, from the exons ATGAACAAAATGGGCATCTCTACAGACCCCGCACTACTCGATGTCGAACTGCCACACACTTTGATTGAATCGCCATCGGTTTCAACATTTATGCCCGAGGAAGAGGCATCCATCTGTCCACTGTTGTCGTCAAACACAAACGGCTCCACAACACCAATGACTTTCTCGCATCCCCTCACGCCGTGCATCGACAACGACAATGACAGCAACACTTCGGCCAATTTGTGTAATGAGGACGGCAAGGTCGAAACAAGTTCATCCTCTGGCAGTAGTTCTGGAATTGGAATGAGTGTGCCGGATGCCACCTCCACCACGCTCTTTAATAAACACTCTTACAAACATTTGCAAAACAATAACAGCTCAACCCAG GACGCCAATGGACACGGACCCAATGGAAATCTTCAGCTTGGCAAAGACACGCCCTCGTTTGTCTCATGGAATTGGCCCCTTATTAGAAAGTGCACCTTTTTCGTCTTCATGTCCAGCCTCCTGGCAATGTGTGCCGTGGTGGTGGCCATGATTGTTACCCTGCCCAGGGTGTGCAATCCAAA GACAATGTGGTATCGGGGCAGtgttttttacgaaatttttccGGCCAGTTTTCAAGATTCAGATAATGATGGCATCGGCGATCTACGTGGTGTTGTTAAACGTCTCGACTACATAAAATCTTTGGGTGTCTCAGCTGTTCGCTTGAATTCGATttttccaacgtctcattaccCGGAAGACTTTAACCACATTGCCAGTCTAATGGAAGTATCGAAAGTTCTCGGCAATTTGGGGGAGGTACAGCAGCTAAGCCAATCTCTGCATGCTCGCAATATGTCCCTTATATTGGATCTACCCCTATATCCCTTCATCAAAGAGTTAGGCAAGTCAGAAGGAGCAAGTTTGATAAAAGTCTTAGCCAGTACAGCATCCAATACATCAGATACAGAGgatacgacaacaacaactgccAGGCCCATTATCACCGTGAATCTGATCACCATGGCCCTTCAACATTGGATCAAGTATGGTGTTAATGGTTTCTACATAAAGGGCTTAGAGCACTTTCCAGATTTGGAAGACATTGAGTACCACTTGGCGGAATGGAAAGACATTCTGGGCAATGAACGAGTCCTCATCATCAGCGAAGAAGTGCTTCAGAGGTTGAACAAGGCGCAGAAGAGTGCCGCATTGCAACATATAGATCTAGTTGATGTCTACTTGAATGTCTTCAATGGCACAATCTATATGGAGGAGCGTTTAAACGACCTCCTTAAttcggatatagcccccaaagaTCCAGGTGTTTGGATTCACTGGTCACTTGGCAGTGTGGACAAACCAAGAATGGCGCGTGAGGGCGTCAGTTCAAATTTCAGTATAACGGCTACGCTAATGCAACTTATGTTACCGGGTACTCCAAGTATATTCTATGGCGATGAAATAGGTCTGCGTGCGGTAGATGATCATTTGAAAGAGCATAATGAGACTAAGCATTTGCACCACCTGTCTACCATGCAATGGCCTCTCAATTTCACTCAACAATTCACAACAAGAGAAACATTGCCATGGCTGCCAAAGTCCTCGGGAACAAGCTTCGATGACTACACTCTGGTGTCTCGCATGATTGCGCTGCGCGACCGGTCACCTTCCATATACAAAAATGCCATTTGCAAAGGTGATACGGTCCTTCCCAATACGGCCATCAGGCGTAGCGGGGACGATATCCTCATTGTTGAAAGAATTTATCCCAGACGTAATACTTTtgtctctgtgtcaaatttcgggcaGATTCGAGTGACTCTGGACATGACATCCAAATTTTACAGCGGCATTGTGATGCTGCACGGGAATAATGATAAGATATACTTTAGTGACTTCCAGATTGGACCCACAGAGAGCATTATTGTGAGACTGGACAAGTAG
- the LOC106091558 gene encoding neutral and basic amino acid transport protein rBAT isoform X2 produces the protein MDNQNMDANGHGPNGNLQLGKDTPSFVSWNWPLIRKCTFFVFMSSLLAMCAVVVAMIVTLPRVCNPKTMWYRGSVFYEIFPASFQDSDNDGIGDLRGVVKRLDYIKSLGVSAVRLNSIFPTSHYPEDFNHIASLMEVSKVLGNLGEVQQLSQSLHARNMSLILDLPLYPFIKELGKSEGASLIKVLASTASNTSDTEDTTTTTARPIITVNLITMALQHWIKYGVNGFYIKGLEHFPDLEDIEYHLAEWKDILGNERVLIISEEVLQRLNKAQKSAALQHIDLVDVYLNVFNGTIYMEERLNDLLNSDIAPKDPGVWIHWSLGSVDKPRMAREGVSSNFSITATLMQLMLPGTPSIFYGDEIGLRAVDDHLKEHNETKHLHHLSTMQWPLNFTQQFTTRETLPWLPKSSGTSFDDYTLVSRMIALRDRSPSIYKNAICKGDTVLPNTAIRRSGDDILIVERIYPRRNTFVSVSNFGQIRVTLDMTSKFYSGIVMLHGNNDKIYFSDFQIGPTESIIVRLDK, from the exons ATGGACAACCAAAACATG GACGCCAATGGACACGGACCCAATGGAAATCTTCAGCTTGGCAAAGACACGCCCTCGTTTGTCTCATGGAATTGGCCCCTTATTAGAAAGTGCACCTTTTTCGTCTTCATGTCCAGCCTCCTGGCAATGTGTGCCGTGGTGGTGGCCATGATTGTTACCCTGCCCAGGGTGTGCAATCCAAA GACAATGTGGTATCGGGGCAGtgttttttacgaaatttttccGGCCAGTTTTCAAGATTCAGATAATGATGGCATCGGCGATCTACGTGGTGTTGTTAAACGTCTCGACTACATAAAATCTTTGGGTGTCTCAGCTGTTCGCTTGAATTCGATttttccaacgtctcattaccCGGAAGACTTTAACCACATTGCCAGTCTAATGGAAGTATCGAAAGTTCTCGGCAATTTGGGGGAGGTACAGCAGCTAAGCCAATCTCTGCATGCTCGCAATATGTCCCTTATATTGGATCTACCCCTATATCCCTTCATCAAAGAGTTAGGCAAGTCAGAAGGAGCAAGTTTGATAAAAGTCTTAGCCAGTACAGCATCCAATACATCAGATACAGAGgatacgacaacaacaactgccAGGCCCATTATCACCGTGAATCTGATCACCATGGCCCTTCAACATTGGATCAAGTATGGTGTTAATGGTTTCTACATAAAGGGCTTAGAGCACTTTCCAGATTTGGAAGACATTGAGTACCACTTGGCGGAATGGAAAGACATTCTGGGCAATGAACGAGTCCTCATCATCAGCGAAGAAGTGCTTCAGAGGTTGAACAAGGCGCAGAAGAGTGCCGCATTGCAACATATAGATCTAGTTGATGTCTACTTGAATGTCTTCAATGGCACAATCTATATGGAGGAGCGTTTAAACGACCTCCTTAAttcggatatagcccccaaagaTCCAGGTGTTTGGATTCACTGGTCACTTGGCAGTGTGGACAAACCAAGAATGGCGCGTGAGGGCGTCAGTTCAAATTTCAGTATAACGGCTACGCTAATGCAACTTATGTTACCGGGTACTCCAAGTATATTCTATGGCGATGAAATAGGTCTGCGTGCGGTAGATGATCATTTGAAAGAGCATAATGAGACTAAGCATTTGCACCACCTGTCTACCATGCAATGGCCTCTCAATTTCACTCAACAATTCACAACAAGAGAAACATTGCCATGGCTGCCAAAGTCCTCGGGAACAAGCTTCGATGACTACACTCTGGTGTCTCGCATGATTGCGCTGCGCGACCGGTCACCTTCCATATACAAAAATGCCATTTGCAAAGGTGATACGGTCCTTCCCAATACGGCCATCAGGCGTAGCGGGGACGATATCCTCATTGTTGAAAGAATTTATCCCAGACGTAATACTTTtgtctctgtgtcaaatttcgggcaGATTCGAGTGACTCTGGACATGACATCCAAATTTTACAGCGGCATTGTGATGCTGCACGGGAATAATGATAAGATATACTTTAGTGACTTCCAGATTGGACCCACAGAGAGCATTATTGTGAGACTGGACAAGTAG